One genomic region from Muriicola soli encodes:
- a CDS encoding PD-(D/E)XK nuclease family protein has protein sequence MKDELNLLKNDKARLKELQYIVEMEEWITQEYEANYERLRLMEGGHSITPEIKRQGLLQVLMYFRKMREVAESVTETEVKLTLPEQTSPKGNRFTIEGVVDIIREKDTTTMYDVKTHDADYVKANKEDYVDQLNVYTHIWQNLRKEKLTGTAIIATQFPRSLKKAIDADAEEKLQKELDNWDPVIPIPFSQEKVEDTITKFACVVDKIENRDFHPPGTEVLQERIKGTRQRFATRVCRNCDARFSCDAYRGYSQKTGSFSGGFAEYISDLGNSDEVENFTNTNAFEAPPPTNIDDLI, from the coding sequence ATGAAAGATGAATTGAATTTACTTAAAAACGACAAGGCTAGGTTGAAAGAACTTCAATACATCGTTGAAATGGAAGAATGGATAACTCAAGAATATGAAGCAAATTATGAAAGGTTAAGACTTATGGAGGGGGGCCATTCTATAACTCCTGAGATAAAAAGGCAAGGCCTCTTGCAAGTCTTAATGTATTTTAGAAAAATGAGGGAAGTTGCCGAATCAGTTACTGAAACAGAGGTCAAGCTGACCTTACCTGAACAAACCTCTCCGAAAGGTAATAGGTTTACTATAGAAGGTGTTGTGGACATCATTAGAGAAAAAGACACAACAACGATGTATGATGTAAAAACACATGATGCTGATTATGTGAAGGCTAATAAAGAGGACTACGTTGACCAATTAAATGTTTACACTCACATTTGGCAAAACTTAAGAAAGGAGAAATTAACTGGCACGGCAATTATTGCAACACAATTCCCGAGAAGTCTTAAAAAGGCTATTGATGCAGATGCAGAAGAAAAACTTCAAAAAGAACTGGATAACTGGGATCCTGTAATTCCCATACCTTTTTCTCAAGAAAAAGTGGAAGATACAATTACAAAGTTTGCTTGTGTGGTAGATAAAATTGAAAACAGAGATTTTCATCCACCAGGAACAGAAGTTTTGCAAGAAAGAATTAAAGGAACAAGACAAAGATTTGCAACAAGGGTTTGTAGAAACTGTGATGCTAGATTTTCCTGTGATGCCTATAGAGGATATTCTCAAAAAACAGGTTCGTTTAGTGGTGGTTTTGCTGAATATATAAGTGATTTAGGAAATTCGGATGAAGTTGAAAACTTTACTAATACCAATGCATTTGAAGCACCACCACCAACTAACATTGATGATTTAATTTAA
- a CDS encoding site-specific DNA-methyltransferase: MAEEFTPQYTFTDDRLNELKQLFPEAFEDGVFNLNTLKELIGEYSTDSSVKEHFGLNWVGKQDARRIAAKAPTGTLKPCPGEGVNEDATENIFIEGENLEVLKILRKSYMGKIKMIYIDPPYNTGNDFIYNDSFADSTEDFLRKTGEKSDEGLLVSNPKSSGKYHANWLTFIYPRLRLAKDLLKDDGVIFISIDHNEFDNLKKLCDEIFGEENFIAIINVINNFKGRSDDKYIATANEFLLFYQKGNFVTNGVPIPEEYIKEYKLVDGDRKYRHIGLRKRGDGARKEDRPNMFFPIYFNVEENIISLNKETEEFIEILPKLSDGSLGRWRWGKSTVKDRIDELEAKFISTREEYDIFQKDFLTDKEGNFKSVKPKSFWLGPEFSTENGTLEYKKLFKSKAFENPKPIGLILNCLYQAISGADDYVLDFFSGSGTTGQSVFEFNNVSGKRTKFILVQLPVLIDEKHTAYKKGYKTISEISKDRLKLSIEEYKYKQGFKVFKQSTSTIYKWQEFMPDQDGALPDLFNSLELAYKNPLQDGVTTQDFITEVILQEGFPLTANQEEVMSGIFKITHEWVPYTLYATMLYSFKDTDFSKLQLLETDHFVCLDKAFEGNDALKQELDNQCKLFTI, translated from the coding sequence ATGGCTGAAGAATTTACACCCCAATATACATTTACTGACGATAGATTAAATGAATTAAAGCAACTTTTCCCAGAAGCTTTTGAAGATGGAGTTTTCAATTTAAACACGCTAAAAGAACTTATTGGGGAGTACAGCACAGATAGCTCAGTAAAGGAACACTTTGGCCTTAATTGGGTGGGTAAACAGGATGCTAGAAGAATCGCAGCTAAAGCTCCAACAGGTACTTTAAAGCCTTGTCCAGGAGAAGGGGTGAATGAAGATGCTACAGAGAATATTTTTATTGAGGGAGAGAACTTGGAGGTACTTAAGATTTTGAGAAAATCTTATATGGGTAAAATAAAAATGATCTATATAGATCCTCCTTACAATACTGGCAATGACTTTATTTATAATGACTCTTTTGCGGATAGTACAGAAGATTTTTTAAGAAAAACAGGAGAAAAATCTGATGAAGGTCTTTTAGTTTCTAACCCTAAATCTTCTGGAAAATATCATGCCAATTGGCTAACATTTATTTACCCTAGATTAAGACTAGCTAAAGATTTGCTTAAAGATGATGGGGTGATTTTTATTTCAATTGACCATAATGAATTTGATAACCTGAAAAAGTTATGTGATGAGATTTTTGGTGAAGAAAACTTCATTGCAATCATAAATGTGATTAATAATTTCAAAGGAAGAAGTGATGATAAGTACATTGCAACAGCCAATGAATTTTTACTTTTTTACCAAAAGGGGAATTTTGTAACTAATGGTGTGCCAATACCTGAGGAATACATTAAAGAATACAAATTGGTAGATGGGGATAGAAAATACAGACACATTGGATTAAGAAAAAGAGGTGATGGAGCAAGAAAAGAAGATAGACCAAATATGTTTTTTCCTATCTATTTTAATGTAGAAGAAAATATAATTTCCTTAAATAAGGAAACAGAAGAATTTATTGAAATATTACCTAAGTTGTCTGACGGATCATTAGGGAGATGGAGATGGGGTAAAAGCACTGTTAAAGATAGAATAGATGAACTTGAAGCAAAATTTATCTCAACAAGAGAAGAATATGATATTTTTCAAAAAGACTTTTTAACTGATAAAGAAGGTAATTTTAAAAGTGTAAAACCAAAATCTTTTTGGCTTGGCCCAGAATTTTCAACTGAGAACGGTACTTTAGAATATAAAAAATTATTTAAAAGCAAAGCATTTGAAAACCCTAAACCTATAGGATTAATTCTTAATTGCTTATATCAGGCGATTTCTGGTGCTGATGATTATGTTCTAGATTTTTTTAGTGGTTCAGGTACAACAGGGCAAAGTGTCTTTGAATTTAATAATGTATCTGGAAAACGCACAAAATTTATATTAGTTCAATTACCAGTACTAATAGACGAAAAACATACAGCTTATAAAAAAGGGTATAAGACCATATCTGAAATATCCAAAGACAGATTAAAACTTAGTATAGAAGAGTATAAATATAAACAAGGCTTTAAAGTCTTTAAACAGAGCACTTCTACTATTTATAAGTGGCAAGAGTTTATGCCAGATCAAGATGGTGCTTTACCAGATTTATTCAACAGCTTAGAGTTAGCCTATAAAAACCCATTGCAAGACGGCGTAACTACCCAAGATTTTATTACAGAAGTAATTTTGCAAGAAGGATTCCCTTTAACAGCCAACCAAGAGGAAGTGATGAGTGGTATTTTTAAAATCACTCATGAGTGGGTGCCTTATACGCTATATGCCACCATGCTTTACAGTTTTAAAGACACTGATTTTAGTAAGTTACAATTACTGGAAACAGACCACTTTGTTTGCCTAGATAAAGCCTTTGAAGGCAATGATGCCTTAAAGCAAGAATTAGACAATCAATGTAAACTATTTACCATTTAA